The genome window gtgtgtatgtcatatattatattatatatctatctcttacttctcttatctatataaataaataaatttaaatataataaaaaaaattaacaaagctAACTTGACTGAGTTAAATCAGCTTACTTCGGTCGAGTTGACCGCCAACTCAACCTAGTTAGGTGCTAGGCGGTCACCTAGACAGTCGGCCGCCTAGACTGCTGCCAACATAGGAACGTCTAATGCCTGAAGGTACCTAGGCGGCCTAGACAGAAGATTTTTGCAACCGtgattattatttactatttcTAAATTCGTGATACCaatttgtaaaattatatatacctgCAGGGCCACTGCCAAAGGTGGACTGTGAAAGGATTTTCAAGGATAGGGGATGTGACCTGTGCTTGACCATCTTCAGTAGCAGGAACGCACTTTGGGCTCACAGGTCCACCTGCCAATTTTCTCGACCCAACAACGTATGTAATCGATCTGCGAACTGGACGTTAATAACTAATTACGTTGttgattctataaattcatttcATTGTTGCTGCATGCGCTGCAGGCGATCCTGTACCGCATGGCCAGCTTAGGCATTCAAGATGAGCTGAGGATTGATAGTAGCCGAGGAAAGGCGGTTGCGCTTGCCTGCAAAATGGTGGGCGGCGGCAGCGATGGCTCCCTGGATCTTTGCGCTAGGGTTTGCCTTGTTGATGAGTATGAAAGGATCATCTTCCACGCCTATGTCAAGCCAACCCTTCCCGTCACCAATTACAGGTAGCTAACTAACAATTAACAAAACTGTGGGCTATTGATATATGTATGAAAGTTTCACCGAACAGTGTACGATGATGTTCTTGATCGATTATTAATTTTCAGGTATGAATCAACGGGAATCAGGCCGGAATTTCTAAGGGATGCAATGCCATTGAAGCAGGtgtcaaggaagattcaagatTACCTATGCAACGGGGAGCCAATATGGCAAATCCGGTCTAGAAGTGGAAGGGCTAGGATTCTTGTGGGCCATGGCTTAGATCATGACCTCAAATGCTTAGAACTCGAGTACCCTCCAATGTTAATCAGGCATGCATATATCTCATGTTTTCTCTTAATTACCTTATAATTCTAGCTGACAAATGaccacaaattaaagaaataaaccaGTTTATGTTGCCCATAGCTGAAgagttcaaaccaagaagaccaatagaaTATTCTTAAAAGTTAAATTTGTAATCAATTGCAAAATCAACTTGATCATCTAAAAATCCTAGGTTTCACTAGATCTTCTAATCATTTTACAGGGACACTGCAAAGTACCCTCCGCTGATGAAAACAAGCAAACTCAGCAACTCCCTCAAGTACCTAACAAAAGCATATCTCGGGTAAGTTTGAAAATATTCCGTCTATTCCGTCTCAACTAAAAGAAACATTCGAGATTAAGGATATAATGTAATGTTTTTTCGGGAAATTTAATTTGCAGATATGACACGCAGACAGGAATACAAGATCCGTACGAGGACTGTGTTGGGACTATGAGGCTGTACACAAGAATGAGATCTCTAGCTCATAGAACACAGGATTACCCACTGGCAACAGATCCTCAGAACAGAAATAACTATGCTTCTTGGAGGCAAACTGAGCTTGAGAGGATGAGCCCAGAAAATTTACTGGAACTCTCAAGGTCTGATTACTATTGCTGGTGCTTGGACTCCAATTAGTTGGCTGGCAATTCCATGCATATATATGCATTATGACCTTTCAAAGAAGAACTGCGTGGAATTTATTAAAATGGCACCAACAAGAATTATATCTAATTAATTAGcccttaaatttaatttcttatatattataaaaatgaatcAGCAAAATATTATGTTACCCATTTATAATGATACTGTTTGAAATTTCAAGTTATAACTAGTATGATGTCATTCATCATTATGTATTCTAATATATGTATGAATGCAATGTAAGctcattttattaataataaattatatgtggTGTCTTTATTTATTAAGATATATACACGCCTGAGTTGTTTAATTATATgcgatttatttttgttatattctTTTTTGCATACTATATCCCTGCACAGATCGATTGATTCAATCCTCCAAGAACATTggaattcatttttattttttttttcggtttaaACGGTCCAAAGTTTATTTTAAGAACTTTTAAAGTTAATCAGTTCATGAAaagtttttcaaattaaaatttagggATTGCATTATGGTAAAtggtaaattgaaaaaatacataaaacaaAGGCTTGGACTAGTTAAGGCAAATTATTACACAAGTAcgttgttgaattttatgagttagaataatgtatattatgtgttagaataatatactttatgtattagaataatatacattatgtgttagaataatgaaacttttgaagtaaaataatgtatattatgagttagaataatatgcattatgagttataaaaatgtatgttgcagTAGGTCGCACGAAAAAAATTACacgaaacgatgtcgtttttgAACCGTGATACACGGTCCATGCAATAACTATTGAACTAGTTAATGtcggcaaattattttgtggaccagggtccaccttacaaggtgaacctgggtccaaaatatacaatttacatactgaatgttcacaactaaatgttcgcagtatataaattgtaaacattcagtatgcaAATTTTGACGAGTTCACCCTGCaatgtggactcgggtccatgatataactattggttAGTGTGTGGACAATTTTGTTGGGCTTAAATGTAGTCCGGTGTCAACTCGGCATTCTAAATGTCCAGAATCGAAGGCCCAGCACATCTTTTTTTGATAAATCaagttttttagtttttttttttttagaaacaaGTCAAGTTTTTTAGTTAATCTGTGATTTCACTAAACTAAAAAAATCCATGCCTTTTCACATCTCATCACCTATTCAAACACTTGACGTGGCGGAGGTTGTGACCATCCAACCTAAATCCAACACATGTTAAACATGTTGGTAGCACAACATGTTCGCCCCACCTCACCTATAAAATGACGCATTAATTCTTAGTAGGAGAAACTTTGAGACCTTGAACTACGACCATACGATATTCACTTGCCGATCTCACCCTAGCCCGATAGAGTAAATTTATTCACCCGGTTTAGGGTTCGCGAGATCACGGGACTACATCTCCGACCGTATACCTCAGAGGATATATCATAACACGCACAATGTAAGACTAAACAGCAAAATTTAAGCTTCATTAAATCATAACCCCAATTTTGTTCAAGTTAGAAGCTAAGGATTTTACATATTTCTTGAGAGCACACAAGTAGATTCCAAGTAATCAAGACTTCAAGAGTGTATGGATTTGGAAGTGCAAAGAGCATAGCCAGAAATGAGAGAACTGAAAGCCATGGCAATAAATGCAAGGAAGGACATTGTCACAGCTGCACTGGCCATATCCGGGAACTTATCCTTTCCCCAGTTCAACCGCCAATCATCAACTCGGGTAGCTGCTGAAGATGATGCTGATATCAGAAGGTACGTTATCGCCTGAAATTTCAATCAAGCAGTGGTAAGTTTTTTTTAGGTAAACCTAATTAAGTGAACCATCCCACTGCTAAGGGATAAGACCAAATGATGTTATGGGTCGAGAATACTTTGGTGTAAAAGCTAAAAGCCATCCCTATGCAATGTGTAATCAAGCATTTTGGTTAACAGACCATAATGGAATAAAGCATTTTGGTTAAAGAAGCTAGACTCTGAAAAACACTCTGGTTTATGTTGGATCATTGCATCTGCACACCAAAAGAGGCCAGAGAGAACAATCTCATGCTTTTGTTAAATTGATGATGTCTCTTTTTTACAGCCCCTCAAACAAAAGAACTAAAAGGCAATGaaaaagagaaaagggaaaaagaatcACTTTTTGAACTCCAAACACTCAACAGAAGAGATCAGGATAAGAACTAGTTTATGCAATATGAAGAATGGTGAATGTAGTTTAGCATTAATGGAAGccaagatttttcttttattaaaggTAAGAAAAAGTTATTCTGGAATTCTTTGGTCCCCAAGAACTTTCTGGTTCCCCCAAACTTAGGACCACACATCctttaagaataaaattgtTCCAATCTCATCATCTCATGGCTCTTTTTAAGGAGTAAACACTAAGACACATCAACAATGCCCTACTGTCTACTCATGGGATTCGAGAGTAATGTAACAGTAAATGGTCCATTTCTGGCTTTTCTTTTCCAGGTGAAATACAACATCTGgtggtgatattttaaattttaatcatgACCAATATACTAAACATGGAACATTAATATCAGTAGAAACGAATAAACACCTTCGTAAATCAAACAAAGCAGTTAAAGCTACTTTTGATGGATCAACTTGCCTGATCAATTGCAAAATCAGAGTAATGGCGCATTGGGTGCTGGAAAAAGTTGTTGCCAGTGGCAGAGTGGTAGATTAGATCAATTGCCTGTGCTCCTGAATACATAAATCCTATTGCATTCACTGACAAAGAGTACCTAccaattcaattccattccatTATCAGTACTACATTGGAATAGTATAAATAGatgttttttttgagtactttaCAAtagttcataactattttctcaatctaCCGAAATACATAGAGTAATCACCTGCCCTGGGGGCTATGGATTTACTTACCAAAAGTAAAGTAAGTATGAACGAGATTGATTAAACTAGGAAAgtaagaaagaaaaggaaagagtgTAAAGTAAAGTAACAAAGTAAAAAAGACAGACCTGAACTCCTTGTAACGCTGGAAAGAATCAATAGCCCAGCCCTGTTTCCGATCAGCCACCATGACGGAGAAGGAAACTAAACAGAACAGAAAACcaaaaatcctaaaccctaaggCGGCTTTCTTCGCCGTATTCTCTCTCCGCGAAATCTTCAAACTCGACAACCTTTGCCGCAACCTCCGCCGTGTctcaccgccgccgccgccgctaaCAGCTGTGGCAGCATGATCCACCTTGACCAAGGCCAAAGATTCATTTTTTACGGACTTCTTCACCTCCACCTCCGGCTTCGGATCGGGAGAAATAGATGCCTTTTCTTCCCTCGGAGACGATCCGTGTGTTAAATTACTTACACCGGATGAAATTGACGACCTCGGAGGTGATCCTCCCGGCGGAGATGCTAGTTTATCAGCACCACTATCCTTGCGATTACTAGCATTTTCCCTAGGGCTAGATTGTGAAGAATCTGAAGCAGTATCTTCGCCGGATTCTTCCAATTCCAGGTGAGAACCCGTTTCTGTATCCTTAGGTACCGGATGAGAATCGGATTCTGGTTTTCCGGTTAGCGAAGGAGAAGTGGATTCTGGTTTTCCGGGTTCCggatgagaaattgattctggTTTTCCGGGCACCGGGTGAGAAACGGATTCTGGCTTGTCGGACTCCATTTGGCTTCTACGAGAACATGCGTTCATCAAACAAAGGCCCGCAGTAGTCAAAGTAATAGCTAAAAGAGAATTAATGATATCACCATGGGCGGTCGAGGATAGCGATGGCTTTGTCAGTTACCTTAACCGCAGCGGATTCTCTATTTCTATATCTGCCAGTGTTTATCACCTGAATTACGTTTGCAGAACACTGAGAGTGACAGAGCGCGTGGGTTTTGACTCCTGTCTCTGCAAGAAGACGGGTATTGACTTCGAACTAGGCTGGCCCAAATTTTGACTGCTACTCCAGCccaattttctcataaaattaGTAGAAGCCCAATTTGGAATGAATTTCGgccatgttttaatttttaaatatgaaggCCCAATATCATCACAATCGCAAATTTTACCGTGGACcgccgcggtccacaatgcatggtagtccatgcatcaaaaattcaaaacgacgttgttttgattaatgaaaagaaacagcGGTTTCGTTCCGCGGCtttaattatgtgtatataatatttttagtttcattttatatacactgctgttctctttcaacacaactacagttttattcgacattatacactcaaatataaaAAACTATTTCAGGttactttcaacacaactacaatatcatttcaatataactagagtttcattggacaatatacactcaaatatgtgaaactgttattcagtttagttttatatacattgcagtttcctttcaacacaactatagtttcatttggatataattacaatttcatttgataatataaaaataaatgtgaggcagtatctttaGAGAtgaactatagtttcatttgcaGAGCTCTGTTAAGACTCAATGGTAACCTTTTTTTACGTAATAAAACGACGGCGTTTtgagaccatggtccaccgtataatgacTGTTCTGTGTGACCATGGtctaaaaacacataaaatacattatttctaacacataaagtacattattctaacttataaaatacattatcttactctataaatttcattatttttaacacataaagtacttTATAcgttattctaactcataaaatacattatcttacctcagaaatttcattattcgaacacatataaagtatattattctaactcataaaatgcattatcttattccataatgttcattattcttttATCATGTGGAGTacgaattttgtttttttaaacatcaaaaCGAGGGATGTgcttcacacaataattttcccaTCACAGTAATGCCGTCTGCTATGGGAAGGACAATTAAAATTGGTCTGCTATTTGCGCATCCGCATATAGACAAAACACAGTCGTCAAAATAGAAATTCCCCGCGACACATCAATCATCATGGCATTGCCATTTGCCCATAAGGTGAATTATTGTAAACACAGCACTCATATAAATGTTTGGTGAGGCATCGCATCACTTATTAGGCCATTCCCAGTCCaaaacattaaattttataccaaaaattacattaaaaaattattaacatattcttatattaatttttttcacctCCTAACttatttacaccaaattttatttctacacaaaaataatctatactccatattactTAATGAGaatttaatgtattttatttgaatatataatatatataattaaaaaatcaaggaATTAAAGTAAacacaatttattttaaataactttATTTGGAGATGGGGTTTTTACTTTTCATCAACTTTGTGGTGGACTGCAACTAGCGCTATTAGTTGCCAAGTGATTTAAGGATCTTGATGGGGATGGAATGTTTTGGGGTCTATTGTTAATTATGGCCCACGATATGATTTGCCGATGGAGAGTGTGCAAATTACAGTAATTATGCTGTAGATTTGGATACCTAGATATTGATTACGCattttctaaactttaaaaacaaataaacagtTAAGTTAGGTGAGttgtaattacaaaattataagtTCCACTCTTAATGAAAGTAACTTATTaatcttttgattttgttttgaatttttgaatactattgactctgttataatttattatctgTTATTTAAGCTCCACTTAGGTTCGAACCCAAAATCATCAATCATGctacaaattaaaagtaaaatggaCTTACACCTCCTGAGaggattgttatgccgtggactcaggtccaccttgcaaggtggacctgagtctacattcacatacactatactctacattcacaatttgtaaactccatattacacattacaggattatatgtttagtaactatactctacattcacatacactatactctacattcacaatttgtaaactccacattcacacattcaaaactctatattcacaggtcctatactccacattcacaacttgagaactccacattcacacattacagggctacaagttgctagaactttttaactctattacagatttacacatgcataactctacattcacgatttccatactccatattcacaatttgaaaccttcacattcgcacatttctgggcaactctacattcacacaatcataaatctacattcacgatttctatactctacattcacactttgaaacctttacattcacacatttttggacaactctatattcagcaatatgtttaaaaaaaaaaaaagacaaaaacgacgtaattttggaccaagtccaccttgcaaggtggacatgggtccacagtataatttggcCTCCTGAGAAGCCTCCTTAATAGTTCACAATATTGAATGTGATTAAAGCCCGCCAAAcacatgaatgaaaaattaaactttGCCTGCAGCGATTGCTATAAATATCTGCAGCGCCACGGTTCACGGTCTCAAGTCGCAACGTAGTAAGCGAGTGAGAAACGTCTAAAGAAAAAGAGGCAGAGATATGGCTATGAGGCGTGCAACTGAATCTGCAATTCGGGCTTTTACATCCCACGGCAACTCCTCGGTTTTCACCAGACAACTTCATGTAAGCTTCTTATCTTTGATCCCTTAAAAATCCATTcttttttttcccctctttttttGGGCTATTTTTTCGTGGTTTCTTGCCTTAAAACAGTAGTGCAATTTGCATTTGCTGCGCTTATGCCTTATGTGTAGTCATGCATGATATTTCTTGGGTACGAACAGGCTTCTCCAGGGAGCAAAAAGATTGTTGGTGTGTTCTATAAAGCCAATGAATATGCTTCCCTGAATCCCAAATTCGTGGGCTGCGCCGAGAATGCTTTGGGTATCCGTGAATGGCTGGAATCAAAGGGGCATCAGTACATCGTTACTCCTGACAAAGAGGGACCAGATTGTGGTATGCAAATGATTATATATCTTTGTGTTTACATACATATGCTTTAGTAAGAATAATAATAGGGCAACCCCACCCACCAAGTTGTCAAtccttatatcgtggatcagttCCATAGTGCAGTGTGTACTctgatataataaataaaatttgattttataaaGTACAGAATGTATGttcataatatacatacatataaacacaatataatgaatatgaattatgtgcattatgaacatgaattatgtgtattatgttaagtgtttaattcatgCTCATTATACAGTGcttatgtgtatgtatataatgaACCTGAATTCTGTATCTTATGAACATCAATTCTGTATTTTAtaaagtcaaattctgtatattagacttgtccatgatataaattgcctcaAGTTTGTCATCTAACAGTTGTCTCACTAATAACACTACTGAGAGCAACTTATTGACTTTTCCTTTTGTGATTAGCGTTACTATCCGTGTACTCTTAAATAGTGGCTACGGGTTTGTACAGcgataacaaaaataataataatgacttatgaagatgatgatggttTCTCCATTTTCAGAGCTTGAGAAGCACATTCCTGATCTCCATGTGTTGATAAGCACTCCCTTTCATCCGGCCTACGTTACGGCGGAAAGGATCAAGAAGGCAAAGAATTTGCAGCTGTTACTGACTGCCGGAATTGGTTCAGATCATATAGATCTCAATGCGGCTGCCGCCGCCGGATTAACGGTGGCGGAGGTCACCGGGAGCAACGTTGTTTCAGTTGCAGAGGATGAACTGATGCGCATCCTAATCCTTGTCCGGAATTTCGTTCCGGCACACCAGCAGGTCATCAACGGGGAGTGGGATGTTGCGCGTATTGCACATAGAGCTTATGATCTGGAAGGGAAAACCGTTGGAACAGTTGGTGCAGGCCGTATTGGACGGCTTCTGCTGCAGAGGCTGAAACCGTTTAACTGTAATCTGTTGTATCATGATCGCCTCAAGATGGAGCCGGAGTTGGAGAAGGAAATAGGTGCGAAATTTGAGGAAGATCTTGACGCCATGCTGTCAAAATGTGATGTAGTTGTCATCAACATGCCTCTCACTGATAAAACCAGGTAACTCTAATTTGTCTCATACTTTTACAAACCTGATCTCAAGTATGGTGTGTATCACACTTTAGTTTGTGATTTAGAGGTATGTTCGACCAACATCGAATTGCAAAGATGAAGAAGGGAGTTCTTATAGTGAACAACGCCCGTGGAGCAATCATGGACACTCAAGCAGTTGTTGATGCCTGTTCTAGTGGCCACATTGCTGGTAACTCACTAACTCAAAGTTTATGTAATAGCAAACTAGCTTATTGGGTGTGCCCGGAGTAAACCCATAAAACCCATCTACTtaagttgcccatagctgatCAGCTTAAACTAACAAGTCACTCTCTGAAAGTGAAACTTGTAACATTATGGTTATTAAGTTAACAGTCTAACCAACTTGGCTGGACTAGACCAAATAGCTGCTCTTTAGTTGGGCCACATTGGTTAATCCAATGTTTTTTGTACACCATAGGTTACAGTGGTGATGTTTGGAACCCACAGCCAGCTCCCAAGGATCACCCATGGAGATATATGCCAAACCAAGCAATGACCCCTCACATTTCTGGAACTACCATTGACGGACAGGTATCAAATCTGCAATCTTCATTATTAGCTTTTGATGCAACTTATTGCAATCTTCTTAGCCTTATTTAACACTTGTATGCAACTTGCAGTTGCGCTATGCTGCTGGAGTTAAGGACATGCTAGACAAGTACTTTAAGGGCGAAGAGTTTCCTGCACAAAACTACATTGTCAAGGATGGAAAACTGGCAAGCCAGTACAGATAAATGGCTTCTACTTCCCAGCATTGTATGTGCTTGGAGTATTGATCGAGTGTCTATCTAGCAACAAGTGTAATAAATCGATCATTTTAAGGAGTTTAGGTTTTGCTACCAAAACCAGTTGTGTTTGTCTATTTCGTAATGAATAAATGAAGAAAGAAGATTGTATTCTGTGTTGCATAGATCTCtgttacattttcctggtatcaTAGCTTGTTATGTCTGTCGTTGTTGCTTAAGAAATTCCAAATCCTTCAACTGCGCCTGCACAGCTTCTTTTGATAGTGGCTTAGGCATTGGGAATTGGAGTTCGTCCGTCCCGTCTGCGATTCGCTTCGCCTTCTCTTTCACAATACGGCCAATCTCTGCCTTGTTCACTGTAGGAAAAACAGCTCCGAGCAGGATACACAGCAGCcgttgatcttcttcttccataGGATCATCGCCGTAGCAACAGACATAAACCGCGTCCAGAGCTTTCTCGGCTCGGATTTCCATAGGTATGCTCGGCGCCGGAGCTCTCAGTTTCGCCCGCTTCTGAAAGTGGTTCATCCAATGTAATGCTGCTTTAGTATTTTAGTGAATTGAATCAGATAGGGAATGTATAAACTTCTACTAACCTCTCTGGCTTCGTTCATCATCGCCATGAAATTTTGCTCTTCCAGCTCAATATCGTTTGATATTCGAAGCCTTGCAACTCCCTCTAGAATCTCCTCGGATTTCAGCAGTCCGGCACCGACTGCCGCTAGCCAGCAGCATAATAACACGTAAAGAGGATCCCCTGACTACCGTACAAAAAGGAATTAGGGCTTAGAGTACTATTCATAAGATGGAATTTATCAAATTGGCGATCAGGTGAAGGAAAAAGAGGATTTACCCGGCCTCTCCGATCTTGAAAATCATAGAAAGCTCTGGAATCATTAACGGAACACTTGTTTCCTACTCTCCTTCTGAACTCAGCAAAATCGATTATATCGCCGCCGACGCCTCCCTCGTTGCTGGCGATTCTGGCAAGGAGT of Ipomoea triloba cultivar NCNSP0323 chromosome 3, ASM357664v1 contains these proteins:
- the LOC116011975 gene encoding RNA exonuclease 4; translated protein: MEGRNKCAACFRQFNKMEHLVEHMRISYHSVHEPMCGICRKHCRSFESLREHLIGPLPKVDCERIFKDRGCDLCLTIFSSRNALWAHRSTCQFSRPNNAILYRMASLGIQDELRIDSSRGKAVALACKMVGGGSDGSLDLCARVCLVDEYERIIFHAYVKPTLPVTNYRYESTGIRPEFLRDAMPLKQVSRKIQDYLCNGEPIWQIRSRSGRARILVGHGLDHDLKCLELEYPPMLIRDTAKYPPLMKTSKLSNSLKYLTKAYLGYDTQTGIQDPYEDCVGTMRLYTRMRSLAHRTQDYPLATDPQNRNNYASWRQTELERMSPENLLELSRSDYYCWCLDSN
- the LOC116012128 gene encoding CASP-like protein 4A1, yielding MNACSRRSQMESDKPESVSHPVPGKPESISHPEPGKPESTSPSLTGKPESDSHPVPKDTETGSHLELEESGEDTASDSSQSSPRENASNRKDSGADKLASPPGGSPPRSSISSGVSNLTHGSSPREEKASISPDPKPEVEVKKSVKNESLALVKVDHAATAVSGGGGGETRRRLRQRLSSLKISRRENTAKKAALGFRIFGFLFCLVSFSVMVADRKQGWAIDSFQRYKEFRYSLSVNAIGFMYSGAQAIDLIYHSATGNNFFQHPMRHYSDFAIDQAITYLLISASSSAATRVDDWRLNWGKDKFPDMASAAVTMSFLAFIAMAFSSLISGYALCTSKSIHS
- the LOC116013832 gene encoding formate dehydrogenase, mitochondrial, whose product is MAMRRATESAIRAFTSHGNSSVFTRQLHASPGSKKIVGVFYKANEYASLNPKFVGCAENALGIREWLESKGHQYIVTPDKEGPDCELEKHIPDLHVLISTPFHPAYVTAERIKKAKNLQLLLTAGIGSDHIDLNAAAAAGLTVAEVTGSNVVSVAEDELMRILILVRNFVPAHQQVINGEWDVARIAHRAYDLEGKTVGTVGAGRIGRLLLQRLKPFNCNLLYHDRLKMEPELEKEIGAKFEEDLDAMLSKCDVVVINMPLTDKTRGMFDQHRIAKMKKGVLIVNNARGAIMDTQAVVDACSSGHIAGYSGDVWNPQPAPKDHPWRYMPNQAMTPHISGTTIDGQLRYAAGVKDMLDKYFKGEEFPAQNYIVKDGKLASQYR
- the LOC116013833 gene encoding photosystem I assembly factor PSA3, chloroplastic gives rise to the protein MGVVTAQSSSLRPLQLHTRSITCNSFFPRRLYRLRGIARPSTGSNAVAFQVKAYMDESNSISGFANKVIGSLPVIGLLARIASNEGGVGGDIIDFAEFRRRVGNKCSVNDSRAFYDFQDRRGRSGDPLYVLLCCWLAAVGAGLLKSEEILEGVARLRISNDIELEEQNFMAMMNEAREKRAKLRAPAPSIPMEIRAEKALDAVYVCCYGDDPMEEEDQRLLCILLGAVFPTVNKAEIGRIVKEKAKRIADGTDELQFPMPKPLSKEAVQAQLKDLEFLKQQRQT